From Dioscorea cayenensis subsp. rotundata cultivar TDr96_F1 chromosome 13, TDr96_F1_v2_PseudoChromosome.rev07_lg8_w22 25.fasta, whole genome shotgun sequence, the proteins below share one genomic window:
- the LOC120274905 gene encoding DNA-binding protein REB1-like, translating to MEEQKMRKKKKKAGDEIVRRMDSAHGDMVYSSEKVVEEDSGKSEKKKKSKKKNQKESGGLEDNGVTNKETVDMRESENGLDLDGSEVKSGENRKEKKSKKLVPIANNDFGEKLDYEGRINENEKELDSEKLSTSSSSKETMKEVKEKKKRKDKSSKLVSSASLDTAAKATDSLGSEECEDLSGNKSERKRRRDADTVEAEKHGNSKKKKVKQASRIVAPSVTEEDVGGTPSMANENGEKSNNMKVKYSGTEHFDKPTSKKGAKNKAAKKEPKSKKRDTEYLKTSASKQKKKVSFSGDVEVFPVNNATNCEEEDEENLIRGQRYTREEDELLKKAVLDYVEENGLGEDGVKKVMNCRNYPEVKNCWKIITTALPRRPYFSVYTRAHVIFERSERHNWLPEEVEYVKKFHEEHGPDWATLAKILGKHRIHVKDTWRRVKLPAAKSGKWSQDEYQTLFDLVNMDLRMKAFTEQKPNHKILRDNISWDPISEKLKNST from the exons ATGGAGGAGCagaagatgaggaagaagaagaagaaggcgggTGATGAGATAGTAAGAAGAATGGATTCTGCTCATGGTGATATGGTATACTCCTCGGAGAAAGTTGTAGAAGAAGATTCTGGGAAGagtgagaagaaaaagaagtcaaaaaagaaaaatcagaaggAGAGTGGTGGTTTGGAAGACAATGGTGTCACTAACAAGGAGACTGTTGATATGCGTGAGAGTGAGAATGGGTTGGATTTAGATGGAAGTGAGGTGAAATCAGGAGAaaatagaaaagagaagaagagtaAGAAATTGGTTCCTATAGCAAATAATGATTTTGGGGAGAAGTTGGATTATGAAGGGAGAattaatgagaatgaaaagGAGTTGGATTCAGAAAAACTTTCTACTTCTAGTTCTAGTAAAGAGACAATGAAGGAGgtgaaggagaaaaagaaacgAAAGGACAAAAGTAGTAAGCTTGTTTCATCAGCATCGTTAGATACTGCTGCAAAGGCCACTGACAGTCTTGGCAGTGAAGAGTGTGAGGACTTGAGTGGGAATAAATCtgagaggaagagaagaagggaTGCTGATACTGTTGAGGCTGAGAAGCATGGGAACAGCAAAAAGAAGAAAGTCAAGCAAGCATCTAGAATTGTAGCTCCGAGTGTGACTGAAGAGGATGTTGGTGGGACACCATCAATGGCCAATGAGAATGGTGAGAAAAGCAATAACATGAAGGTGAAATATAGTGGTACAGAACATTTTGATAAACCAACGTCGAAGAAAGGTGCCAAAAATAAGGCAGCCAAGAAGGAGCCTAAGTCAAAGAAGCGAGACACAGAGTATCTCAAGACTTCAGCCTCTAAGCAAAAGAAGAAGGTATCTTTCTCAGGTGATGTTGAGGTCTTCCCTGTTAACAATGCCACAAACTgcgaagaagaagatgaagaaaatctGATCCGAGGCCAGCGTTACACGCGAGAAGAAGATGAATTGCTGAAGAAAGCTGTCCTGGATTATGTAGAA GAGAATGGACTGGGTGAGGATGGCGTGAAGAAGGTTATGAACTGTAGGAACTATCCAGAAGTTAAAAATTGCTGGAAGATTATTA CGACTGCTCTGCCCAGGAGACCTTATTTTTCAGTATATACGCGAGCTCATGTTATATTTGAGAGGAGTGAGAGGCACAATTGGCTACCTGAAGAAGTAGAATATGTCAAGAA ATTTCATGAGGAACATGGACCGGATTGGGCAACCTTGGCAAAAATTCTTGGGAAGCATAGGATTCATGTGAAAGATACTTGGAGAAGGGTAAAACTACCCGCTGCAAAATCGG GCAAATGGTCTCAGGATGAGTATCAGACTTTGTTTGATTTAGTGAATATGGATTTGCGAATGAAGGCATTCACAGAACAGAAGCCAAACCATAAAATT TTGAGGGATAATATTTCCTGGGATCCAATCAGTGAGAAGCTGAAAAACTCGACATGA